In Ferribacterium limneticum, a genomic segment contains:
- a CDS encoding CoA pyrophosphatase — protein sequence MTLDLERLRASLLAEPLSGHFVQEDGVDDQLLTPAAVLFPIVLREGGQTVLLTQRTAHLRDHAGQISFPGGRVEAEDLSPSHTALRETEEEIGLPRERIEILGFLPEYRTGTGFRVTPVVALVQPPFELQPDPFEVAEVFEVPLAFLLDPANHQQHSLHYRGALRNYFAMPYGDYFIWGATAGMIRSLSERLGLLQGT from the coding sequence ATGACGCTTGATCTGGAGCGCCTGCGCGCCAGCCTGTTAGCCGAGCCGCTGAGCGGACATTTCGTCCAGGAGGACGGTGTCGACGACCAACTACTGACCCCGGCGGCTGTGCTGTTTCCGATCGTTTTGCGTGAAGGTGGCCAAACAGTGCTGCTTACCCAGCGCACTGCCCATCTCCGCGATCATGCCGGGCAGATCAGTTTTCCCGGTGGGCGAGTCGAGGCTGAAGATCTTTCCCCGTCGCACACCGCCCTGCGAGAAACCGAGGAAGAAATCGGCCTGCCGCGCGAGCGTATCGAAATCCTTGGCTTTCTGCCCGAATACCGGACCGGTACGGGCTTTCGCGTGACCCCCGTTGTCGCCCTGGTTCAGCCGCCGTTCGAGTTGCAGCCCGACCCCTTCGAGGTAGCCGAGGTCTTTGAAGTGCCGCTCGCCTTCTTGCTCGATCCGGCCAATCATCAACAGCATTCGCTGCATTATCGCGGCGCGCTGCGCAATTACTTCGCCATGCCCTACGGAGACTATTTCATCTGGGGCGCCACGGCCGGCATGATCCGTTCGCTGAGCGAGCGTCTTGGCCTTCTCCAAGGGACTTGA
- a CDS encoding CobD/CbiB family protein, producing MSLLSLIAVFLLEQLQPLDYRRIVADPLGAWADFIESRFNAGAYRHGVLAWCLAVLLPVALVAVAYGLLYSLNPLFGWALNVGVLYLTMGFRQFSHHYTEIQLALRLGDLERARQLLAEWQGISTYGLGSEDIARLSIEGALAASHRHVFAVVLWFVLLPGPCGAVLYRLSAIVRDRWNAKNMVQQSDFSTFSRLVFGMIDWLPSRTTAAAFAIVGDFEDAVYCWRTQPAQWPDRDLGIVLAAGAGALGVQLGRPVVDGVEVSDRAELGLGDPADVDFMQSAVGLVWRATVLWMLLLFLLGLATLVG from the coding sequence ATGAGTCTTCTCTCGCTCATTGCAGTTTTCCTCCTCGAGCAACTGCAACCTCTTGATTATCGCCGCATCGTCGCCGACCCTCTTGGCGCATGGGCTGATTTCATCGAATCCCGCTTCAATGCCGGCGCCTATCGGCACGGCGTGCTGGCCTGGTGTCTGGCCGTCCTGTTGCCGGTGGCGCTGGTCGCCGTTGCTTATGGCCTGCTCTATTCGCTGAACCCGCTTTTCGGCTGGGCGCTCAACGTTGGCGTGCTCTACCTGACCATGGGCTTCCGCCAGTTCAGCCACCACTACACTGAAATTCAGCTGGCCCTGCGTCTCGGCGACCTTGAGCGGGCACGCCAGCTGCTCGCCGAGTGGCAAGGTATTTCGACCTACGGCCTCGGCTCTGAAGATATCGCCCGGCTCTCGATCGAAGGCGCGCTCGCCGCCTCACATCGCCATGTCTTTGCTGTAGTGCTCTGGTTCGTCCTGCTGCCGGGGCCTTGCGGGGCCGTACTTTATCGCTTGTCAGCCATTGTTCGCGACCGCTGGAATGCCAAAAACATGGTTCAGCAATCTGATTTTTCCACATTCTCGCGGCTGGTTTTCGGTATGATCGACTGGTTGCCATCCAGGACTACGGCCGCGGCTTTCGCCATCGTCGGAGACTTCGAGGATGCGGTTTATTGCTGGCGTACCCAGCCGGCGCAATGGCCGGACCGCGATCTTGGCATCGTCCTGGCAGCAGGTGCCGGCGCATTGGGGGTTCAACTTGGCCGGCCGGTAGTGGATGGCGTTGAGGTGTCCGACCGGGCCGAACTCGGGCTGGGCGATCCGGCCGATGTGGATTTCATGCAGAGTGCCGTCGGCCTCGTCTGGCGAGCTACTGTGTTGTGGATGTTGTTGCTGTTTTTGTTAGGGCTTGCCACCTTGGTGGGCTGA
- a CDS encoding acetyl-CoA C-acyltransferase family protein, producing MSRDVVVLSAVRSPIGAFGGALADFESTELAGIVMKEAIARSNVDPQAINYVTVGTTMPTDSRYAYVSRVASIQAGLSMDSVAMQVSRLCASGLQGIVTTAQNIMLNDADYGIGGGVEVMSKAAYLMPSLRSGARMGDTKAIDSMVAVLTDPFGVGHMGITAENLATKHGFTREDQDALAVESQRRAAAAIDAGYFKSQIVPIVKQTRKGEVVFDTDEHLKRGTTMESLAKMKPAFKKDGTVTAGNASGINDGAAFFVLAAADVAAKAGQKAIARIAGYAVAGVPNDVMGEGPIPATKLALKKAGLTLDQMDVIESNEAFAAQALTVSKVLGLDPAKTNPNGGAIALGHPVGCSGAFIATKALYELERIGGKYALVTMCIGGGQGIAVIFERA from the coding sequence ATGAGCAGAGATGTCGTCGTTCTAAGCGCAGTTCGTTCCCCTATCGGCGCGTTTGGTGGTGCCCTGGCTGACTTTGAAAGCACCGAACTTGCTGGCATCGTCATGAAGGAAGCTATTGCCCGCTCCAATGTCGATCCGCAAGCCATCAATTACGTCACCGTCGGCACCACGATGCCGACTGATTCCCGCTACGCTTACGTTTCCCGCGTTGCCTCCATTCAGGCTGGTCTGTCGATGGATTCCGTCGCCATGCAAGTGAGCCGCCTGTGCGCCTCCGGCCTGCAAGGCATCGTCACTACCGCCCAGAACATCATGCTGAACGATGCCGACTACGGTATCGGTGGTGGCGTTGAAGTCATGTCCAAGGCTGCTTATCTGATGCCGTCGCTGCGTTCCGGCGCCCGCATGGGTGACACCAAGGCCATCGACTCGATGGTTGCCGTGCTGACCGACCCGTTCGGCGTTGGTCACATGGGTATCACCGCTGAAAACCTGGCCACCAAGCATGGCTTTACCCGTGAAGACCAGGATGCGCTGGCTGTCGAATCGCAGCGTCGTGCTGCTGCTGCCATCGACGCCGGTTACTTCAAGTCGCAGATCGTGCCGATCGTCAAGCAAACCCGCAAGGGCGAGGTCGTGTTCGACACCGACGAGCACCTGAAGCGTGGCACTACCATGGAATCGCTGGCCAAGATGAAGCCGGCCTTCAAGAAGGACGGTACCGTTACCGCCGGTAACGCTTCCGGTATCAACGACGGTGCTGCCTTCTTCGTGCTGGCTGCGGCCGATGTTGCTGCCAAGGCTGGTCAAAAGGCCATAGCCCGTATCGCCGGTTACGCCGTTGCCGGCGTGCCGAACGACGTCATGGGCGAAGGCCCGATCCCGGCGACCAAGCTGGCCCTCAAGAAGGCTGGCCTGACCCTGGACCAGATGGATGTCATCGAATCCAACGAAGCGTTCGCCGCCCAGGCGCTGACCGTTTCCAAGGTACTCGGTCTCGATCCGGCCAAGACCAATCCGAACGGCGGTGCCATCGCCCTCGGCCACCCGGTCGGCTGTTCCGGTGCCTTCATTGCTACCAAGGCTCTCTACGAACTTGAGCGTATCGGCGGCAAATACGCACTGGTTACGATGTGTATCGGTGGCGGCCAAGGTATTGCGGTCATCTTCGAACGCGCCTGA
- a CDS encoding circularly permuted type 2 ATP-grasp protein yields MNFYNEMMDANGGVRAHYQGYDSWLKATPPERIARKRAEADLAFHRVGITFAVYGEEAGKERLIPFDIIPRVIPSAEWKSLRSGLRQRVKALNMFLHDVYHDQEILKAGKIPAEQVLNNAQFRPEMMGVDLPGNVYAHIAGVDIVRAGEGEFYVLEDNLRVPSGVSYMLEDRKMMMRLFPELFAKHKVAPVQHYPDMLLEKLRAVAPKGVSNPTVVVLTPGAYNSAYFEHTFLAQQMGVELVEGRDLFVKDEVVYMRTTQGPQRVDVIYRRLDDDYMDPLAFRADSSLGVPGILKAIQAGNVTLSNAIGTGVADDKSIYPYVPDMIRFYLGEEPTLNNVPTYMCRKPDELKYVLDNLAKLVVKEVHGAGGYGMLVGPASTKEQIEHFRQLLIAKPDGYIAQPTLALSNCPTFVEEGIAPRHLDLRPFVLSSGKCVDMVPGGLTRVALTKGSLVVNSSQGGGTKDTWVLED; encoded by the coding sequence ATGAATTTCTACAACGAAATGATGGACGCCAACGGTGGCGTCCGAGCTCATTACCAGGGTTACGATTCATGGCTCAAGGCGACCCCGCCCGAGCGAATCGCCCGCAAGCGGGCCGAGGCCGATCTGGCCTTTCATCGGGTCGGCATCACCTTTGCCGTCTATGGCGAAGAAGCGGGCAAGGAGCGCCTGATTCCCTTCGACATCATTCCCCGCGTCATTCCATCGGCCGAATGGAAGTCACTGCGTTCCGGACTACGCCAGCGCGTCAAGGCGCTCAACATGTTCCTGCATGACGTCTATCACGATCAGGAAATTCTCAAGGCCGGCAAGATTCCGGCCGAGCAGGTGCTCAACAATGCCCAGTTCCGCCCGGAAATGATGGGCGTCGATCTGCCGGGCAACGTCTACGCGCACATTGCCGGGGTTGATATCGTTCGTGCCGGCGAGGGCGAGTTCTATGTGCTCGAAGACAACCTGCGTGTGCCCTCAGGTGTCTCGTACATGCTCGAAGACCGCAAGATGATGATGCGCCTCTTCCCGGAGCTGTTTGCCAAGCACAAGGTGGCACCGGTCCAGCACTACCCGGACATGCTGCTTGAAAAGCTGCGCGCCGTGGCACCGAAGGGCGTCTCGAATCCGACTGTCGTCGTGCTGACCCCGGGTGCCTATAACAGCGCCTATTTCGAACACACCTTCCTGGCCCAGCAGATGGGTGTGGAACTGGTCGAAGGCCGCGACCTCTTCGTCAAGGACGAGGTGGTCTACATGCGCACGACGCAAGGGCCGCAGCGCGTCGATGTCATCTACCGCCGCCTTGACGACGATTACATGGACCCGCTGGCTTTCCGCGCCGATTCATCGCTCGGCGTGCCGGGCATCTTGAAGGCCATCCAGGCCGGCAACGTCACGCTGTCCAATGCCATCGGCACCGGCGTTGCCGATGACAAGTCGATCTACCCGTATGTACCGGACATGATCCGTTTCTACCTCGGTGAGGAGCCGACGCTCAACAACGTGCCGACCTACATGTGCCGCAAGCCGGACGAACTCAAGTACGTGCTCGACAACCTGGCCAAACTGGTCGTCAAGGAAGTCCATGGGGCCGGCGGCTACGGCATGCTGGTCGGCCCGGCTTCGACCAAGGAACAGATCGAACACTTCCGCCAGTTGCTGATCGCCAAGCCGGACGGTTACATCGCCCAGCCGACGCTGGCCCTGTCGAATTGTCCGACTTTTGTCGAAGAAGGCATCGCGCCGCGTCACCTCGACCTGCGCCCCTTCGTACTGTCCTCGGGCAAGTGCGTGGACATGGTGCCGGGCGGTCTGACCCGCGTTGCGCTGACCAAGGGGTCGCTGGTCGTCAATTCGTCGCAGGGCGGCGGTACCAAAGATACCTGGGTTCTGGAGGATTAA